Within Streptomyces sp. NBC_00704, the genomic segment GCCGCGGGCCAGCCGGCACGCGTCGATGAGCGAGGCGTGGTTGCCGGCGTCGGAGACGATCAGCGAGCCGTGCGGCGCGAGCGCGGTCACCGCCGCGAGGTTGGCCGCGTACCCGGAGGAGAAGACGAGGGCCGCCTCGAAGCCGCAGTGCTCCGCGAGCGCGCGCTCGAGTTCGCCGTGCAGTTCGGTGGTGCCGGTGACGAGCCGGGAGCCGGTCGCCCCGCCGCCCCAGGTGCGGGCCGCCGCCACGGCGCCCGCCACGACCTCGGGATGACGGGCCAGGCCCAGGTAGTCGTTGCTCGCGAGGTCCAGCAGCGGCGAGTCGGCCGGACGGGGCCGCAGGGTCCGCACGAGCCCGGCCCGGCGGCGCAGCTCCGCCTGTTCGTCGATCCAGCCGAACGCCATGGGTCCTCCGGGGCTTTTGTAGGTAGCGGACAGACACTAGCGGCAGCAATGGCTGACTTCGGTGTGGCAATACCCACACGTCGAACCGGGTGTGTTGTGTGATCCCTACCTTGGCCCGGAGCGGGTCCGTAGGACAGGATCGGCTCTCATGGACCTGCTGAACACGCTGGTGGACAAGGGGCTTCGGCGCGAGCTGCCGACCCGCGAGGAAGCGCTGGCCGTGCTGGCCACCTCCGACGACGACGTGCTGGACGTGGTGGCCGCGGCCGGAAAGGTGCGCCGGCACTGGTTCGGGCGTCGCGTGAAGCTCAACTACCTGGTCAACCTGAAGTCGGGCCTGTGCCCCGAGGACTGCTCCTACTGTTCCCAGCGGCTCGGCTCCACGGCCGGGATCCTGAAGTACACGTGGCTCAAGCCGGACGAGGCCTCCAGGGCCGCGGCGGCCGGGCTCGCGGGCGGCGCCAAGCGCGTCTGCCTGGTGGCGTCCGGGCGCGGCCCGACGGACCGGGACGTCGACCGGGTGGCCGGCACCATCAAGGCCATCAAGGAGCAGAACGAGGGCGTCGAGGTGTGCGCCTGTCTGGGCCTGCTCTCCGACGGCCAGGCCGAGCGGCTGCGCGAGGCGGGCGCCGACGCCTACAACCACAACCTCAACACGTCCGAGGCGACGTACGGCGACATCACGACCACCCACACCTACGCCGACCGGGTGGACACGGTCACCAAGGCGCACGCGGCGGGCCTGTCGGCGTGCTCGGGTCTGATCGCCGGCATGGGCGAGTCGGACGAGGACCTGGTGGACGTCGTCTTCTCGCTGCGCGAGCTGGACCCCGACTCGGTCCCGGTCAACTTCCTGATCCCGGTGGAGGGCACCCCGCTGGCCAAGGAGTGGAACCTCACCCCGCAGCGCTGTCTGCGGATCCTGGCCATGGTCCGGTTCGTGTGCCCGGACGTCGAGGTGCGCATCGCGGGCGGCCGCGAGGTGCACCTGCGCACCATGCAGCCGCTCGCCCTGAACCTGGCCAACTCGATCTTCCTGGGCGACTACCTCACCACCGAGGGCCAGGCCGGCAAGGCCGACCTGGAGATGATCGCGGACGCCGGGTTCGAGGTGGAGGGCGCGGAGCAGGTCACGCTGCCCGGGCACCGGGCGACGGCCGGCGGGGGCTGCGGATCCCACGGGGGCGGCGGCTGCGGCCCGCAGGAGTCCGCCGGGTGCGGCGGGCACGAGGGCTCGGGCTGCGGCGCGCACGAGGACGGCGGGGTCTGCGGCACGGCCGCGGCCGCCGCGCCCGCCTCCGCGCCTGCGGCCGTCGCGGCGGCGGCCGGCGAGGCCCGTACCGATCTGGTCGCCGTGCGCCGCCGCGGCGCCGGCACCGATCTCGCGCCCAATGCCTGAGCCGTCGCCCCTGGGCGTGCCCGAACTGCTGGAGCTGGACCGGCGGCACGTGTGGCACCCGTACGGTCCGATGCCCGGGCGGGTCGATCCGCTGGTCGTGGAGTCGGCGAGCGGCGTCCGGCTGCGGATGGCGGACGGCTCCGGGGAACTGGTCGACGGCATGGCCTCCTGGTGGTCGGCGATCCACGGCTACAACCACCCCGTGCTCAACGAGGCCGTGCGCGAGCAGTTGGGGCGGATGAGTCATGTGATGTTCGGCGGGCTCACCCACGAGCCCGCCGTCCGGCTGGCGAAGCTCCTTGTCGACATGTCGCCCGAGGGTCTGGAGCACGTGTTCCTCGCCGACTCGGGCTCGGTGTCGGTCGAGGTCGCCGTGAA encodes:
- the bioB gene encoding biotin synthase BioB gives rise to the protein MDLLNTLVDKGLRRELPTREEALAVLATSDDDVLDVVAAAGKVRRHWFGRRVKLNYLVNLKSGLCPEDCSYCSQRLGSTAGILKYTWLKPDEASRAAAAGLAGGAKRVCLVASGRGPTDRDVDRVAGTIKAIKEQNEGVEVCACLGLLSDGQAERLREAGADAYNHNLNTSEATYGDITTTHTYADRVDTVTKAHAAGLSACSGLIAGMGESDEDLVDVVFSLRELDPDSVPVNFLIPVEGTPLAKEWNLTPQRCLRILAMVRFVCPDVEVRIAGGREVHLRTMQPLALNLANSIFLGDYLTTEGQAGKADLEMIADAGFEVEGAEQVTLPGHRATAGGGCGSHGGGGCGPQESAGCGGHEGSGCGAHEDGGVCGTAAAAAPASAPAAVAAAAGEARTDLVAVRRRGAGTDLAPNA